Proteins found in one Labrenzia sp. VG12 genomic segment:
- the rpsM gene encoding 30S ribosomal protein S13: protein MARIAGVNIPTNKRVVIALQYIHGIGKKYAQEIIEKNNIDAARRVNELSDAEVLSIRETIDRDYLVEGDLRRDTAMNIKRLMDLGCYRGLRHRRGLPVRGQRTHTNARTRKGPAKPIAGKKK from the coding sequence GTGGCACGTATTGCTGGCGTTAACATCCCGACGAACAAGCGCGTTGTCATCGCGCTTCAGTATATCCACGGCATTGGCAAGAAATATGCCCAGGAAATCATCGAAAAGAACAACATCGATGCTGCCCGCCGTGTGAACGAGCTTTCCGACGCAGAAGTGCTGTCCATCCGTGAAACCATCGACCGCGACTACCTCGTGGAAGGTGATCTTCGCCGCGACACCGCCATGAACATCAAGCGTCTGATGGACCTTGGCTGCTACCGCGGCCTGCGTCACCGCCGCGGCCTGCCGGTTCGCGGTCAGCGGACGCACACGAACGCCCGTACCCGCAAGGGTCCGGCGAAACCGATCGCTGGTAAGAAGAAATAA
- a CDS encoding adenylate kinase yields MRLILVGPPGAGKGTQAAHLVAKYGIPQLSTGDMLRAAVAAQTPVGLKAKEAMDSGGLVSDEIVVGIIRDRIAEDDAKGGFILDGFPRTVAQADALAQMLQQGNVKINAVLELRVDQNNLVDRIIKRAEDAKAAGQPVRKDDDPEVFKQRLEEYNRYTADVVPYYEKAGLLSVIDGMQSIEQVTASIESVLQGLDEKV; encoded by the coding sequence ATGAGGCTAATTCTGGTAGGACCGCCAGGAGCGGGGAAGGGGACGCAGGCAGCGCATCTTGTTGCCAAATACGGCATCCCGCAGCTCTCCACCGGAGACATGCTGCGGGCGGCGGTTGCGGCCCAGACCCCGGTCGGCCTCAAGGCCAAGGAAGCAATGGATTCCGGTGGCCTTGTCTCCGACGAGATCGTGGTCGGCATTATCCGGGACCGGATTGCCGAAGACGACGCCAAGGGCGGTTTTATCCTGGATGGTTTCCCGCGGACCGTGGCTCAGGCCGATGCGCTTGCGCAGATGCTTCAGCAGGGCAACGTGAAGATCAACGCGGTTCTCGAGCTGCGTGTCGACCAGAACAACCTGGTCGACCGGATCATCAAGCGGGCAGAAGATGCCAAGGCAGCCGGTCAGCCGGTGCGCAAGGACGACGACCCGGAAGTGTTCAAGCAACGTCTTGAGGAATACAACCGCTACACCGCAGATGTGGTGCCCTATTACGAGAAGGCAGGTCTGCTTTCCGTAATCGATGGCATGCAGTCCATTGAACAAGTAACGGCCTCGATAGAATCCGTTCTTCAAGGACTTGACGAAAAGGTTTAG
- the secY gene encoding preprotein translocase subunit SecY gives MASAAEQLASNLNFSAFAKAEELKKRIWFTLGALLVYRLGTYIPLPGINPEAFAQAFSQAQSGIIGMFNMFAGGAVERMAIFALGIMPYISASIIMQLMTTVVPTLEQMKKEGEQGRKVINQYTRYGTVILAAFQAYGIAVGLESATNVVTDPGWFFRASTVITLVGGTMFLMWLGEQITSRGIGNGISLIIFAGIVAGLPSAVVQTLELGRQGSLATWIILAVIILAVVVIGFIVFMERAQRRLLIQYPKRQMGNRMFEGNTSFLPLKLNTAGVIPPIFASSLLLVPATLSGFGQGGGNEWLTYITAALGHGQPLFMVFYAAMIIFFCFFYTAIVFNPSDTADNLKKHGGFIPGIRPGERTAQYIDFVLTRITVVGAIYITIVCLLPEFLISATGVPFYFGGTSLLIVVSVTMDTVSQIQGHLLAHQYEGLVKKAKLRGKRR, from the coding sequence ATGGCATCCGCCGCCGAGCAACTGGCGTCAAATCTCAATTTCTCAGCTTTCGCCAAGGCTGAAGAACTCAAAAAGCGCATCTGGTTCACACTGGGGGCGCTTTTGGTTTATCGACTGGGCACTTACATTCCGCTGCCCGGCATCAATCCTGAAGCTTTCGCGCAGGCCTTCAGCCAGGCCCAGTCCGGCATTATCGGCATGTTCAACATGTTTGCCGGTGGTGCGGTCGAGCGCATGGCGATCTTCGCCCTCGGCATCATGCCGTATATTTCCGCCTCCATTATCATGCAGCTCATGACGACTGTCGTCCCGACGCTTGAGCAGATGAAGAAGGAAGGCGAGCAGGGCCGGAAAGTCATCAACCAGTACACCCGCTACGGAACTGTCATCCTGGCAGCATTCCAGGCCTACGGCATTGCGGTCGGACTGGAAAGCGCGACCAACGTCGTCACCGATCCGGGCTGGTTCTTCCGGGCGTCCACGGTGATCACGCTGGTCGGCGGAACCATGTTCCTGATGTGGCTGGGTGAGCAGATCACGTCGCGCGGCATCGGTAACGGTATCTCGCTGATCATCTTTGCCGGCATTGTCGCCGGTCTGCCGTCGGCGGTGGTGCAGACGCTTGAACTTGGCCGTCAGGGCTCTCTTGCGACCTGGATCATTTTGGCCGTCATCATCCTGGCAGTGGTCGTCATCGGCTTTATCGTGTTCATGGAACGCGCGCAGCGCCGGCTTCTGATCCAGTATCCGAAGCGCCAGATGGGCAACCGCATGTTCGAGGGCAATACCTCGTTCCTGCCGCTCAAGCTGAACACCGCCGGTGTGATTCCGCCGATCTTTGCTTCGTCTCTGCTGCTGGTGCCTGCGACCTTGTCCGGGTTCGGCCAGGGCGGCGGCAATGAATGGCTGACCTACATCACTGCGGCGCTTGGTCACGGGCAACCGCTGTTCATGGTCTTTTACGCAGCCATGATCATCTTCTTCTGTTTCTTCTACACCGCGATTGTCTTCAATCCGAGCGACACCGCGGACAACCTGAAGAAACATGGCGGTTTCATTCCGGGTATCCGCCCGGGTGAGCGTACGGCGCAGTACATTGACTTCGTTCTCACGCGCATTACGGTGGTAGGTGCCATTTACATCACCATCGTTTGTCTATTACCCGAATTCCTCATTTCGGCGACAGGCGTTCCGTTCTATTTCGGGGGAACCTCTCTGCTGATTGTCGTAAGTGTGACAATGGATACCGTGTCACAGATCCAGGGTCACCTGCTTGCGCATCAGTATGAAGGTCTGGTGAAAAAAGCGAAGCTCAGGGGGAAACGTCGATGA
- the rplO gene encoding 50S ribosomal protein L15, whose amino-acid sequence MKLNELRDNEGAVKDRMRVGRGIGSGKGKTGGRGVKGQKSRSGVAIKGFEGGQMPLHRRLPKRGFTNIFAKDYNTVSVGRVQKAIDAGKLNASETVTVEALKAAGVVKRVRDGVRIVANGELTAAVTFEVAGASKGAVAAIEKAGGKVAVLGAQA is encoded by the coding sequence ATGAAGCTCAACGAACTTCGTGACAATGAAGGTGCCGTAAAAGACCGCATGCGTGTCGGTCGCGGCATCGGGTCCGGCAAGGGCAAGACTGGTGGCCGTGGTGTCAAGGGTCAGAAGTCCCGTTCCGGCGTTGCCATCAAAGGCTTTGAAGGCGGTCAGATGCCGCTTCACCGCCGTCTGCCGAAGCGCGGCTTCACGAACATTTTTGCCAAGGACTACAACACTGTGTCCGTCGGCCGTGTTCAGAAGGCGATCGACGCAGGCAAGCTGAACGCGTCCGAGACGGTTACCGTCGAAGCGCTGAAGGCTGCAGGTGTAGTCAAGCGGGTCCGCGACGGTGTGCGCATCGTTGCCAACGGTGAACTCACCGCTGCAGTGACCTTCGAAGTTGCCGGTGCCTCCAAGGGCGCTGTTGCAGCGATCGAAAAAGCAGGCGGCAAGGTAGCCGTCCTGGGAGCTCAGGCTTAA
- the rpmD gene encoding 50S ribosomal protein L30, protein MANTEKTVTVEQIGSPLRRPKDQRATLVGLGLNKMHRRSTLKDTPEVRGMINKVQHLVRVVEDNA, encoded by the coding sequence ATGGCGAACACCGAAAAGACTGTAACGGTCGAACAGATCGGCAGCCCGCTGCGCCGTCCTAAGGACCAGCGCGCGACGCTTGTCGGTCTCGGCCTGAACAAGATGCACCGCCGTTCCACACTGAAGGACACTCCTGAAGTGCGCGGCATGATCAATAAGGTCCAGCATCTCGTTCGCGTCGTCGAAGACAACGCATAA
- the rpsE gene encoding 30S ribosomal protein S5 produces the protein MARQENRDRDERDSEFVDKLVHINRVAKVVKGGRRFGFAALVVVGDQKGRVGFGHGKAREVPEAIRKATEAAKRTMIRVPLREGRTLHHDVEGRHGAGKVLLRAAPAGTGIIAGGPMRAVFETLGVQDVVAKSLGTSNPYNMVRATFDALTKEDSPRSVAARRGLKVSVLQSRRRDNTDDAAPAAAEA, from the coding sequence ATGGCGAGACAGGAAAATCGCGATCGCGACGAGCGAGACAGCGAATTCGTCGACAAGCTCGTTCACATCAACCGCGTTGCCAAGGTGGTCAAGGGTGGCCGTCGTTTCGGCTTTGCCGCACTGGTAGTGGTTGGTGATCAGAAGGGCCGTGTCGGCTTCGGTCATGGCAAGGCACGTGAAGTGCCGGAAGCCATCCGGAAAGCAACTGAAGCTGCAAAGCGCACCATGATCCGTGTGCCGCTGCGCGAGGGCCGGACCCTTCACCACGATGTGGAAGGCCGTCACGGCGCTGGCAAGGTTCTGCTGCGTGCGGCTCCGGCCGGTACCGGTATCATCGCAGGCGGCCCGATGCGTGCCGTTTTCGAAACGCTCGGTGTTCAGGACGTTGTGGCCAAGTCGCTGGGGACTTCCAACCCCTACAACATGGTTCGTGCAACCTTTGACGCACTGACCAAGGAAGACAGCCCGCGCTCCGTCGCTGCCCGCCGTGGCCTCAAGGTCTCGGTTCTGCAGTCCCGGCGTCGTGACAACACCGATGATGCGGCTCCGGCTGCTGCCGAGGCTTGA
- the rplR gene encoding 50S ribosomal protein L18 yields the protein MANSKQAFERRRDRVRRSIQKAANGRPRLSVFRSSKQIYAQIIDDAKGHTIASASTIESDLKGSLKTGADVAAAAAVGKLVAERAVAAGVKQVVFDRGGYMFHGRVKALADAAREGGLEF from the coding sequence ATGGCGAATAGCAAACAAGCTTTCGAGCGCCGCCGCGATCGCGTGCGTCGTTCGATCCAGAAAGCCGCGAACGGTCGTCCGCGCCTTTCTGTCTTCCGCTCGTCCAAGCAGATCTATGCCCAGATCATCGACGATGCGAAGGGGCACACCATTGCCTCTGCTTCTACGATCGAGTCGGATCTCAAGGGCAGCCTGAAAACAGGCGCCGACGTTGCAGCTGCTGCTGCCGTTGGCAAGCTTGTTGCCGAGCGCGCAGTCGCTGCCGGCGTCAAGCAAGTCGTGTTTGACCGTGGCGGGTACATGTTTCACGGGCGCGTCAAGGCGCTTGCTGATGCGGCCCGCGAAGGTGGACTTGAATTCTGA
- the rplF gene encoding 50S ribosomal protein L6, with protein MSRIGKKPVPVPSGVTASIDGQTVVIKGPKGEKSFVLNDLVLAEMTDDGIKVDPVNNSKPARSMWGMSRTMVQNLITGVTEGFKKDLAITGVGYRAQVQGQNLQLALGFSHDVVYPIPEGIEIKCPKPTEINITGTDKQRVGQVAAEIREFRPPEPYKGKGVRYADEFIVRKEGKKK; from the coding sequence ATGTCTCGTATTGGCAAAAAGCCAGTCCCCGTGCCGAGCGGGGTAACGGCATCGATCGACGGTCAGACAGTTGTGATCAAGGGCCCGAAAGGCGAAAAGTCTTTCGTGCTTAATGATCTCGTTCTGGCCGAAATGACGGATGATGGGATCAAAGTCGATCCGGTCAACAACTCCAAGCCGGCCCGCTCCATGTGGGGCATGAGCCGGACCATGGTGCAGAACCTGATCACGGGTGTCACCGAGGGCTTCAAGAAAGACCTCGCCATCACCGGTGTCGGTTACCGCGCACAGGTCCAGGGTCAAAATCTTCAGCTGGCGCTGGGTTTCTCGCACGATGTTGTCTATCCGATTCCGGAAGGCATCGAAATCAAGTGCCCGAAACCGACGGAAATCAACATCACCGGCACCGACAAACAGCGTGTCGGCCAGGTGGCTGCTGAAATCCGCGAATTCCGCCCGCCGGAGCCGTACAAAGGCAAAGGCGTTCGTTATGCAGACGAGTTCATCGTCCGCAAAGAAGGCAAGAAGAAGTAA
- the rpsH gene encoding 30S ribosomal protein S8 translates to MAISDPLGDMLTRIRNAQMRRKNKVSSPKSKLRAHVLDVLAKEGYIRGYTTVEYEGGKSELEIELKYFDGEPVIRTIERVSKPGRRVYSSVKNIPHVSNGLGVSIISTPRGVMSDHQARDENVGGEVLCRVF, encoded by the coding sequence ATGGCAATTTCTGATCCGTTGGGGGATATGCTGACCCGGATTCGCAACGCGCAGATGCGTCGCAAGAACAAGGTCAGTTCACCAAAATCCAAATTGCGTGCACATGTACTTGATGTGCTGGCAAAAGAGGGTTACATCCGTGGCTACACCACGGTGGAATACGAGGGCGGTAAGTCCGAGTTGGAAATCGAACTGAAGTATTTCGACGGTGAGCCGGTTATCCGCACGATTGAGCGGGTATCCAAGCCGGGTCGCCGCGTGTACTCGTCGGTGAAAAACATCCCGCATGTCTCTAATGGCCTGGGCGTGTCGATCATTTCGACCCCGCGCGGTGTCATGAGCGACCATCAGGCGCGTGATGAAAACGTAGGTGGTGAGGTTCTTTGCCGCGTCTTCTGA
- the rpsN gene encoding 30S ribosomal protein S14, with product MAKKSAVEKNKRREKLVKKYAEKRAALKAMAKDESLSLEERYNARLKLAKLPRNSAPNRVRNRCEVSGRPRGFYRKLKMSRIALRELGSLGKIPGLVKSSW from the coding sequence ATGGCGAAGAAAAGCGCAGTCGAAAAAAACAAGCGCCGCGAGAAGCTTGTCAAGAAATACGCTGAGAAGCGCGCTGCTCTGAAGGCAATGGCTAAAGATGAAAGCCTGTCCCTGGAAGAGCGCTACAACGCCCGCCTGAAGCTGGCGAAACTGCCGCGGAACTCCGCGCCGAACCGCGTTCGCAACCGTTGCGAAGTGTCCGGCCGTCCGCGCGGTTTCTACCGCAAGCTGAAGATGTCGCGTATTGCGCTTCGTGAACTGGGCTCCCTGGGCAAGATCCCGGGCCTGGTCAAGTCGAGCTGGTAA
- the rplE gene encoding 50S ribosomal protein L5 translates to MAETTYVPRLKTHYDEVVRKQLLEKFQYKNVMQVPQLEKIVLNIGVGEAVGDSKKARTAAEDLAAIAGQKPVITKAKKSIATFKVREGMPLGAKVTLRRQQMFEFMDRLITIALPRVRDFRGLNPKSFDGRGNYAMGIKEHIVFPEIEYDKVDQIWGMDVIVCTTAPTDDEARELLRAFNFPFTK, encoded by the coding sequence ATGGCTGAGACCACTTACGTGCCGCGTCTCAAGACGCATTATGATGAAGTCGTGCGCAAGCAGCTTCTTGAGAAGTTCCAGTACAAGAACGTCATGCAGGTTCCGCAGCTGGAAAAAATCGTCCTGAACATCGGTGTCGGTGAGGCAGTTGGCGATTCCAAGAAGGCGCGCACCGCTGCTGAAGACCTTGCGGCAATCGCCGGTCAGAAGCCGGTCATCACCAAGGCCAAGAAATCCATCGCGACCTTCAAGGTCCGCGAAGGCATGCCGCTGGGTGCCAAGGTGACCCTGCGCCGCCAGCAGATGTTCGAATTCATGGATCGCCTGATCACCATCGCGCTGCCGCGCGTTCGTGACTTCCGTGGTCTGAATCCGAAGAGCTTCGACGGTCGCGGCAACTACGCCATGGGCATCAAAGAACACATCGTGTTCCCGGAAATCGAGTACGACAAGGTCGACCAGATCTGGGGTATGGACGTGATCGTTTGCACCACGGCGCCGACGGATGACGAGGCGCGCGAGCTTCTGCGCGCGTTCAACTTCCCGTTCACGAAGTAA
- the rplX gene encoding 50S ribosomal protein L24, with protein MAAKIKKGDTVVVLTGRDKGKSGEVVQMLPADNKALVRGINMVRRHQKQTQTQEAGIVAKEAPIHLSNIALADPKDGKATRVGFKVQEDGTKVRVAKRSGDLIDG; from the coding sequence ATGGCTGCGAAAATTAAAAAAGGCGACACGGTGGTCGTGCTGACCGGCCGTGACAAGGGTAAATCCGGCGAAGTCGTTCAGATGCTGCCGGCCGACAACAAGGCCCTGGTCCGCGGAATCAACATGGTCCGCCGTCACCAGAAGCAAACCCAGACGCAGGAAGCTGGCATCGTGGCCAAGGAAGCTCCGATCCACCTGTCCAACATCGCGCTGGCCGATCCGAAGGACGGCAAGGCGACCCGCGTCGGCTTCAAGGTGCAGGAAGACGGCACCAAGGTTCGTGTGGCCAAGCGCTCGGGAGACCTGATCGATGGCTGA
- the rplN gene encoding 50S ribosomal protein L14, protein MIQMQTNLDVADNSGARRVMCIKVLGGSKRKYAQVGDIIVVSVKEAIPRGRVKKGDVMKAVVVRTAKDIRRPDGSVIRFDRNAAVLVNNNKEPVGTRIFGPVPRELRAKNHMKIISLAPEVL, encoded by the coding sequence ATGATTCAGATGCAAACAAACCTCGACGTCGCCGACAATTCCGGCGCCCGTCGTGTCATGTGCATCAAAGTGCTCGGCGGCTCCAAGCGTAAATATGCCCAGGTAGGCGACATCATCGTCGTCTCCGTCAAAGAGGCTATTCCGCGGGGCCGCGTCAAGAAGGGCGACGTGATGAAGGCTGTCGTCGTGCGCACGGCAAAGGATATCCGCCGTCCCGATGGCAGCGTGATCCGGTTCGACCGCAATGCGGCCGTGCTGGTCAACAACAACAAGGAGCCTGTCGGCACCCGTATCTTTGGTCCGGTGCCGCGTGAACTCCGCGCAAAGAACCACATGAAGATCATTTCGCTCGCGCCGGAGGTGCTCTGA
- the rpsQ gene encoding 30S ribosomal protein S17 — MPKRILQGTVVSDANDKTVTVNVERRFTHPLLKKTVRRTKKYRAHDENNQYKVGDSVQIEECSPISKNKRWTVVTQ; from the coding sequence ATGCCGAAGCGTATCCTGCAGGGCACCGTTGTCAGCGACGCCAATGACAAAACGGTGACGGTGAACGTGGAGCGCCGCTTCACGCACCCGCTGCTCAAGAAGACTGTGCGCCGGACGAAGAAGTACCGCGCACATGACGAAAACAACCAGTACAAGGTTGGCGATTCTGTTCAGATTGAAGAGTGCTCGCCGATCTCGAAAAACAAGCGTTGGACCGTGGTCACTCAGTGA
- the rpmC gene encoding 50S ribosomal protein L29, whose product MKATDVRAKTLDELRTELEGLKKEQFNLRFQKATGQLENTARVRQIRRDIARIQTIMREKRVSANA is encoded by the coding sequence ATGAAGGCGACCGATGTACGGGCTAAGACCCTCGACGAGCTCCGCACGGAACTCGAGGGCCTGAAGAAAGAGCAGTTCAACCTGCGCTTCCAGAAGGCTACGGGTCAGCTTGAAAACACTGCGCGTGTCCGGCAGATCCGCCGCGACATCGCGCGTATCCAGACGATCATGCGCGAGAAGCGCGTGTCGGCGAACGCGTAA
- the rplP gene encoding 50S ribosomal protein L16, with the protein MLQPKRTKFRKQHKGRIHGLSKGGTDLNFGAFGLKAVEPERVTARQIEAARRAMTRHMKRAGRVWIRIFPDVPVSSKPAEVRMGKGKGSPDYWACRVKPGRIMFEIDGVSEEIAREAMRLAAAKLPIKCRFVQRIGE; encoded by the coding sequence ATGCTGCAACCGAAGCGCACTAAGTTCCGCAAGCAGCACAAAGGCCGCATCCACGGCTTGTCGAAGGGGGGCACCGACCTCAACTTCGGCGCGTTCGGTCTGAAGGCTGTTGAGCCGGAGCGTGTGACTGCACGTCAGATCGAAGCGGCCCGTCGTGCTATGACCCGCCACATGAAGCGTGCGGGTCGTGTTTGGATCCGGATCTTCCCGGACGTGCCGGTTTCGTCGAAGCCTGCTGAAGTCCGCATGGGTAAGGGTAAGGGTTCTCCGGATTACTGGGCTTGCCGCGTCAAGCCGGGCCGGATCATGTTCGAGATTGACGGTGTGTCGGAAGAGATCGCACGCGAAGCGATGCGTCTTGCCGCTGCCAAACTGCCGATCAAATGCCGTTTCGTTCAGCGTATCGGCGAGTAA
- the rpsC gene encoding 30S ribosomal protein S3 gives MGHKTNPIGMRLGINRTWDSRWYANKNEYGDLLHEDFRIRELLLKELKQAAVSKVVIERPHKKCRVSIHSGRPGVVIGKKGADIERLRKKIADITNSEVHINIVEVRKPEIDATLVAASIAQQLERRVAFRRAMKRAVQSAMRLGAQGIRINCGGRLGGAEIARIEWYREGRVPLHTLRADIDYGVASAHTAYGVCGVKVWIFKGEILEHDPMASERRATSASEGNQGDRGGRRDRGRERAA, from the coding sequence ATGGGACACAAGACAAACCCGATCGGCATGCGCCTCGGGATCAACCGCACCTGGGATTCCCGCTGGTATGCAAACAAGAACGAATACGGCGATCTTCTGCACGAAGATTTCCGCATCCGTGAACTGCTGCTGAAGGAACTGAAGCAGGCTGCGGTGTCCAAAGTGGTCATCGAACGTCCGCACAAGAAGTGCCGCGTGTCCATCCATTCCGGTCGTCCGGGTGTGGTCATCGGCAAGAAGGGTGCTGACATCGAGCGTCTTCGCAAGAAGATCGCCGACATCACCAATTCCGAAGTGCACATCAACATCGTTGAAGTGCGCAAGCCGGAAATCGATGCGACCCTGGTTGCCGCGTCTATCGCTCAGCAGCTGGAACGCCGTGTTGCCTTCCGCCGCGCCATGAAGCGGGCCGTTCAGTCCGCCATGCGTCTCGGCGCCCAGGGCATCCGGATCAACTGCGGCGGCCGTCTCGGCGGTGCGGAAATTGCTCGTATCGAATGGTATCGCGAAGGTCGCGTGCCGCTCCACACCCTGCGTGCCGACATCGACTACGGTGTTGCCAGCGCTCACACGGCTTACGGCGTGTGCGGTGTGAAGGTCTGGATCTTCAAGGGTGAAATTCTGGAACACGACCCGATGGCGTCTGAACGCCGTGCGACGTCTGCTTCCGAAGGTAACCAGGGTGATCGCGGCGGACGCCGGGATCGGGGCCGCGAGCGCGCAGCTTAA
- the rplV gene encoding 50S ribosomal protein L22 yields MGKPKSERTLADNEARAMTRMIRVSPRKLNLVAASIRGKKVGSAIADLTFSRKRIAQDVKKTLMSAIANAENNHDLDIDNLVVAEAHVGKAFVIKRFQARARGRVGRIEKPFSNLTIVVREVEETA; encoded by the coding sequence ATGGGCAAGCCGAAGAGTGAGCGGACGCTCGCTGACAATGAGGCTCGGGCAATGACGCGGATGATCCGCGTCTCCCCCCGTAAGCTGAACCTCGTTGCGGCCTCGATCCGTGGCAAAAAGGTCGGCTCCGCGATTGCGGACCTGACATTCTCCCGCAAGCGCATCGCGCAGGATGTCAAGAAGACCCTGATGTCCGCCATTGCCAACGCGGAAAACAACCATGACCTGGACATCGACAACCTGGTGGTTGCCGAAGCTCATGTTGGCAAGGCTTTTGTCATCAAGCGTTTCCAGGCCCGTGCACGCGGACGTGTTGGCCGGATCGAGAAGCCTTTCTCGAACCTGACCATCGTCGTGCGCGAAGTTGAGGAGACTGCCTGA
- the rpsS gene encoding 30S ribosomal protein S19 translates to MARSIWKGPFVDGYLLKKADKVRESGRNEVIKTWSRRSTILPQFVGLTFGVYNGQKHVPVLVSEEMIGHKFGEFSPSRTYYGHGADKKAKRK, encoded by the coding sequence GTGGCACGTTCGATCTGGAAAGGTCCGTTTGTCGACGGGTATCTGCTGAAGAAAGCGGACAAGGTACGTGAGTCCGGCCGGAACGAGGTCATCAAGACCTGGAGCCGCCGCTCGACGATCCTGCCGCAGTTCGTCGGTTTGACCTTCGGCGTCTACAACGGTCAAAAGCACGTTCCGGTGCTGGTGTCTGAAGAGATGATTGGTCACAAGTTCGGCGAGTTCTCGCCGTCCCGGACCTACTACGGACACGGCGCCGACAAGAAGGCGAAGAGGAAGTAA
- the rplB gene encoding 50S ribosomal protein L2 yields MALKTFNPTSPGRRQLVQVDRSGLWKGKPVKTLTEGLSKSGGRNNTGRLTSPNRGGGHKRTYRLVDFKRRKWDVPATVERMEYDPNRTAFIALIRYEDGELSYILAPQRLAEGDTVVAGENVDVKPGNAAPLSRIPVGTIVHNIELKPGKGAQIARSAGAFVQIVGRDQGYTTLRLMSGEQRRVLGTCMATIGAVSNPDHANVNLGKAGRSRWLGIRPHTRGVAMNPIDHPHGGGEGRTSGGRHPVTPWGKPTKGKRTRRNKQTDKYIVRSRHARKK; encoded by the coding sequence ATGGCACTTAAGACATTCAACCCGACGTCCCCAGGCCGCCGTCAGCTGGTACAGGTTGACCGCTCCGGTCTGTGGAAGGGCAAGCCGGTCAAGACCCTGACCGAAGGCCTGTCCAAGTCCGGTGGCCGCAACAACACCGGCCGCCTGACGTCTCCGAACCGCGGTGGCGGTCACAAGCGGACTTACCGTCTTGTGGACTTCAAGCGCCGCAAGTGGGACGTACCGGCAACGGTCGAGCGCATGGAATACGATCCGAACCGGACCGCGTTCATCGCTCTGATCCGCTACGAAGACGGTGAACTGAGCTACATCCTGGCGCCGCAGCGCCTGGCTGAAGGCGACACCGTTGTTGCTGGCGAAAACGTCGACGTGAAGCCGGGCAACGCAGCACCGCTGTCGCGCATTCCGGTCGGCACGATCGTGCACAACATCGAACTGAAGCCCGGCAAGGGCGCTCAGATCGCCCGCTCTGCCGGTGCGTTCGTTCAGATCGTTGGCCGCGACCAGGGTTACACCACGCTTCGCCTGATGTCTGGCGAACAGCGCCGTGTGCTCGGTACTTGCATGGCAACCATTGGCGCCGTGTCCAACCCGGACCACGCCAACGTGAACCTCGGCAAGGCTGGCCGTTCCCGCTGGCTTGGCATTCGTCCGCATACCCGCGGTGTTGCCATGAACCCGATCGACCACCCGCATGGTGGTGGTGAAGGCCGGACTTCCGGTGGTCGTCATCCGGTTACCCCTTGGGGCAAACCGACCAAAGGTAAGCGCACGCGGCGCAATAAGCAGACTGATAAGTATATCGTCCGCAGCCGCCACGCGCGTAAGAAGTAA
- a CDS encoding 50S ribosomal protein L23, translated as MSKLPHYDKIVGPVITEKSTMASEENKVVFKVANDATKPEIKAAVEALFGVKVTAVNTLVRKGKVKRFRGRLGRQSDFKKAVVTLQEGHGIDVTTGL; from the coding sequence ATGAGCAAACTTCCTCATTACGACAAGATTGTCGGCCCGGTGATCACCGAAAAGTCGACGATGGCTTCTGAAGAGAACAAGGTTGTCTTCAAGGTTGCAAACGATGCGACCAAGCCGGAAATCAAGGCCGCAGTCGAAGCACTGTTCGGTGTCAAGGTCACGGCAGTGAATACCCTGGTCCGCAAGGGCAAGGTGAAGCGCTTCCGCGGTCGCCTTGGCCGTCAGTCCGACTTCAAGAAGGCCGTCGTTACGCTGCAGGAAGGTCACGGCATCGACGTGACCACCGGGCTCTAA